The Micromonospora violae DNA segment GACCGGCTCGGCCACGGGGTGCGGATCGTCGACGACATCGGCGCCGACGGCTCGCTCGGCCGGCTGGCCGCGTACGTCCGGGACAAGCGGATCCCGCTGGAGCTGTGCCCCTCGTCGAACGTGCAGACCGGCGCGGTGGCCTCGATCGCGGACCACCCGATCGGTCTGCTGCGGGACCTGCGCTTCCGGGTGACCGTCAACACCGACAACCGGTTGATGAGCGGCACCTCGATGTCGCGGGAGATGTCGCTGCTGGTGGAGACGTTCGGCTACGGCTGGAAAGAGTTGCAGTGGTTCACCATCAACGCGATGAAGAGCGCCTTCATCCCGTTCGACGAGCGGCTGCGGATCATCGATGAGGTGATCAAGCCGGCGTACGCGAAGTTGCTGGCCTGAGCTCAGCGGTGGGGGTGGCCGGCGAGCAGGCCGGCCACCCGGTGCAGCACCTCCCGGGCTCGGGCCGCCTCCGCGCCCAGGCCCATCTGCCGACGCAGCACCGCGGGCTCGGCCCGTAGGAGCGCCACCCCGCGGCGAATCAACACCCGGGGCGCTTTGCGCTGTTCGGAAAGGTCACGGGCGAGTCGGCGCAGGAAGGTCGCCCCGCGCGGGCGGCGCAGCGCGTACGCCCCGGCGAGCAGGCCAAGTCGTCGGCACTCCTCGACGATCTCGGCCGCGAAGATCCCTTCGGCCACGAAAAGTGGCGATCCGGCGACATCAAATGGCCGGGTGGTCACCCGTCGATCGGCACCGATCGCATAAACCGGCACATCGGCCCGACCCTCGCGGGCAAGTCGGGCAATAATTTCCACCGCACCGGGGGCGTCCCAGGACTGCGGCGATTCCCAATCCACCTGGCCGTTTCGTCTCGGCAACGTAGGGTCATCGCCGTCTTTGTAGAAGTCGTCCAAGCAGAGCACCGGCAAGCCGGTTTGCTGCGCTATGTACGACTTTCCGGACCCTGACGGGCCGGCCAGTAGGACCACTCGGTGCGGATGTTCCATTACCTTCAGTTACTCCGGCCAGACAGACTGCTATCAAATCGTATCAACATCTCATCACACCTTCGGTCGGGGACAACCTGGGCTTTCTTCTTGTCGAGCGGCGTGATGGAATCTCGGGGGTCCGACCCGCCGGGTCGGTCGCTGGGCGTTGCCCGGGGCAACGCGTTGAAGCTGTAATCGCGAGGGCGGTGTTGTGAGCAAACGGCCAAAGATGGCGGGCTCCCTCCTGTCGCGGCTGCGCCGGCCGGCCAGCCGGCTCGGGGACATGCCGATCTGGTCCAAGCTCGGTCTCATCATGATCGTGCCGACCATCGCCACGGTCGTGGTGGGCACCAGTGGTCTCGTCGACCACGTGGAGACGCTCAACAATGCCAACCGGGCGGGCGACCTGGCGAATCTGTCGAGCTACTCGGGTGACCTGGTCGACAGCCTGCAGGACGAGCGGACCGCCGCCGTGCTGATGTTGGGCGCGGACGGGACGCAGCCGACAGCGCAGTACCAGGAGGCGTACAACCGGGTGAATTCCCGGGTGGACCAGGACGCGATCCCGTACCGGAAGCAGCGGGCCGAGATCGAGGATCTGCCGAGCAGCCTCGAGAGTCTGCTCGACAGCATCGACCAGAACCTGCAGGACCTGTCGGGCGTCCGCAGCCAGGTGTTCAACGGGAAGCTCGCGCTCACCGACTCCGTGCGGGCGTACGACGGTCTGATCGACGACCTGCTCGCCATCCGCGACTCGTCCACGCAGCTCGCCGGTGACAACCAGCTGAGCGACCGGATGCGGGCCGCCGCGGCGGTCGCCCGGGAGAAGGAGTTCCTCTCCGGCCGTCGGGTCGTGGTCCACCGCGCGCTGGGCGTCAAGGGCGGAAAGCTCATGAACCCGACGCTGCGCAGGGACTACATCGCCAGCGACACCGGCCAGATCCAGGCTGTGCAGAGCTTCAAGGCCGTGGCGACCCCGGAGGACGCGAAGTTCCACGACCAGACGATCGCGGGCGGCGACCTCCGGCAGGCAAAGAACTACACCGGCTGGATCGACGGCAACACCACCGGCGACATGCGCGGTGCGCCGTTCGGCCCGGACCAGTGGGAAGCCGCCATGACGGCCAACGCCAAGCTGATCCGCACCGTCGAGACGAAGCTCGACCGCGAAGTGGTGAGCCAGGCCGACAGCATCCGCTCGGACGTCCAGCGCCAGGTATTCCTGGAGACCGGCCTGCTGCTCAGCATGCTGCTCCTGGCCATTCTCTTCGCGTACATGGTCGCCCGCTCGATGGCCCGATCCCTTCGCGAGCTGCGGCAGGGCGCGCTCTCCGTCGCCCAGTACGGCCTGCCGCAGGCGGTGGCCCGCCTGCGTGACCCGCAGGTCGTCGGGCAGCTCTCCCCGGTGCAGCTGGCCAACCAGATCGCCGAGCCGCTCCCGGTGCGCACCAAGGACGAGTTCGGCCAGGTGACCGAGGCGTTCAACGCCGTCCACCTGGAAGCCGTCCGGACGGCGGCCGAGCAGGCGGCGCTGCGCGCCTCCGTCGCGACCATGTTCGTCAACCTGGCCCGCCGTTCACAGATCCTGGTCGACCGTCTCATCGGTCACCTCGACCGGTTGGAGCGCGGCGAGGAGGACCCGGACCGGCTGGCCGAGCTGTTCCAGCTCGACCACCTGGCGACCCGGATGCGCCGTAACGACGAGAACCTGCTGGTGCTCGCCGGTGCCGACTCCACCCGTGTGCAGCGCGAGCCGGCCGCTCTCATCGACGTGCTCCGCGCCGCGCAGTCCGAGGTCGAGCACTACACCCGGATCGAGTTCGGTGTCATCGACCGGGACATCGAGGTCGCCGCGCATGCGGTCAACGACCTGGTGCACCTCGTCGCGGAGCTGTTCGACAACGCCACCGCGTTCTCCCCGCCCGACTCGCAGGTCATGGTCGAGGCTCGCCGGGTCGGCGACCGCGCCTCGCTGTACGTGGAGGACCGCGGCATCGGCATCAGCGCCGACCAGTTGCAGGACCTCAACGAGCGGCTCGCCACGCCGCCGCAGGTGGACGTGGCCGTGTCCCGGATGATGGGCCTGGTCGTGGTCGCCCGGCTGGCGTCCCGGCACGGTGTCCGGGTCGAGCTGCGCCCCGGCAACGACCGCGGCACGGTCGCCGACGTGACTCTTCCCACGTCGGTGCTGGTGCCTCGGGCGCTCTCCGGTCGGGTTCAGCAGTCGCCGGCGCTGCCGGCGGCCGGCGCTCCCCAGTTCGGTGGGCCGCAGTCCGGTGCTCCGCAGGTCGGTGGGTCCGCGCCCGCCTTCGGTGCGCTGCCTGCGCTGGGCAACGGCCCGCGCCCGAGCGAGTCGGGCAACCAGGTCACCCTGGGCGGTCGTCCGTTCGAGCCCGCCTCGCGCAACGGCGCCGGCACCCCCGCCAACGGCGGTTCGTACCGCTCGATGCCGGCCTGGTCCGATCTGACCGGCGCGGCCGGCACGAACGGCGGCGACGGGTTCACCCCCCGGTCGGCCAACGGCCAGGGGACCGACCCGCTGCCGCAGCGCCGGGCCGGGGACGACACCCCGACCACCGGCCAGCAGCAGTCGATTCCGCGCCAGCTGCCGAGCAGCCCCGAGGCGCACCCGTACTCGGCGCCGCCGGTCTCCGCGCAGCCCTACTCCGGCGCGCCGGTCTCCGCCGCTCCGGCCTCGGGGCAGCCCTACTCCGGGCAGCCGTACTCGGGCGCGCCGTACGGCGGTGCGCCGGTCTCCGCCGCTCCGGCCTCCGGGCAGCCGTACGCCGGTCCGCCGGTGTCGGCGTCGCCGGTCTCGGCGTCGCCAGCGTCCGGGCAGCCGTACTCGGCTCAGCCGTACTCGGCGCCGCCCGCCACCGCCCAGTCGTTCAGCGGGTTCGAGCCGCGATCGGCCCCGCCCGCGCAGGCAGCCAGCGCCCCGGCACCGCCGGCCTGGCCGCCAGTGCCAGGTGGCGACCGGGACACGGCCACCCCGCCGGTCCCCGAGCGGCTCGCCGCCGCGCTGGACATGACGACCGAACTGCCGCGTGTGCCGCGACCCGGCGAGCAGCCGGCCGCAGCCCAGCCGCCGGCTCCGGCACCGCAGCCGGCTCCGGCTCCGGCCCCGCAGACCCGGCCGGCACCGCAGCAGCCGCAGGCGCAGAACCGTCAGCGGTACGCGGACGAGACGATGGAGCTACCGATCTTCCGGGAGCTCGAGTCGGCCTGGTTCCGTACCCGCCGCCCGGGCTCGGAGGAGACGGCCAGCGGCCAGCCGGCGACGAACGGCGACTCCGCGACCCAGCAGTTCGCCACGGTCGACGCCACCGGTCGGGCAGTCCACAAGACACCACCCGGGACGACAGGTAACACACCGATGGCAGACACTCCGACGGTCGGAGGGGCGCCGCGGGACAACGGCTCCACAGCGAGTGAGGGCGCCCACCCCGGTCTCGCCGAGAGCCTGCCGAACCGCCGGCCTCAACCGCAGAGCAACGGCTGGCAGACCGCTGCCGACGACGGCTGGCGGGCTGCCTCCGCGGCGGCCGGCGCGGTGCCGGTGAGCGAGACCACCACCACCGGCCTGCCGAAACGTAAGCCGATGGCGCAGCTGGTGCCCGGCGCGGTGGAGAAGCCCACCACCTCGGTCCAGCGGCGCTCCCCGGAGGCGGTTCGTGGCCTGCTCTCCGCCTACCATCGGGGCGTGCAGCGAGGGCGTAGCACCTCGGACAACCCGACCAGCCCGGAGGCGACTCCGGGAGGGCAATCCTCGCAGTCTGGCTCAGGCCCGGTGGCCGGGAGCGGGCAGAAGGAGCAAGAAGGATGACAACCTCGCAGGATCTTGGTTGGCTACTGGCCAACTTCGCCGACCGGGTGCCCGGCGTCGCGCATGCGGTCGCCGTCTCCGCGGACGGCCTACTCCTCGCGTCGTCACGGGATCTGCCGCGTGACCGGGCAGACCAGCTCGCCGCGATCTCGTCGGGTCTGGTCAGTT contains these protein-coding regions:
- a CDS encoding sensor histidine kinase: MSKRPKMAGSLLSRLRRPASRLGDMPIWSKLGLIMIVPTIATVVVGTSGLVDHVETLNNANRAGDLANLSSYSGDLVDSLQDERTAAVLMLGADGTQPTAQYQEAYNRVNSRVDQDAIPYRKQRAEIEDLPSSLESLLDSIDQNLQDLSGVRSQVFNGKLALTDSVRAYDGLIDDLLAIRDSSTQLAGDNQLSDRMRAAAAVAREKEFLSGRRVVVHRALGVKGGKLMNPTLRRDYIASDTGQIQAVQSFKAVATPEDAKFHDQTIAGGDLRQAKNYTGWIDGNTTGDMRGAPFGPDQWEAAMTANAKLIRTVETKLDREVVSQADSIRSDVQRQVFLETGLLLSMLLLAILFAYMVARSMARSLRELRQGALSVAQYGLPQAVARLRDPQVVGQLSPVQLANQIAEPLPVRTKDEFGQVTEAFNAVHLEAVRTAAEQAALRASVATMFVNLARRSQILVDRLIGHLDRLERGEEDPDRLAELFQLDHLATRMRRNDENLLVLAGADSTRVQREPAALIDVLRAAQSEVEHYTRIEFGVIDRDIEVAAHAVNDLVHLVAELFDNATAFSPPDSQVMVEARRVGDRASLYVEDRGIGISADQLQDLNERLATPPQVDVAVSRMMGLVVVARLASRHGVRVELRPGNDRGTVADVTLPTSVLVPRALSGRVQQSPALPAAGAPQFGGPQSGAPQVGGSAPAFGALPALGNGPRPSESGNQVTLGGRPFEPASRNGAGTPANGGSYRSMPAWSDLTGAAGTNGGDGFTPRSANGQGTDPLPQRRAGDDTPTTGQQQSIPRQLPSSPEAHPYSAPPVSAQPYSGAPVSAAPASGQPYSGQPYSGAPYGGAPVSAAPASGQPYAGPPVSASPVSASPASGQPYSAQPYSAPPATAQSFSGFEPRSAPPAQAASAPAPPAWPPVPGGDRDTATPPVPERLAAALDMTTELPRVPRPGEQPAAAQPPAPAPQPAPAPAPQTRPAPQQPQAQNRQRYADETMELPIFRELESAWFRTRRPGSEETASGQPATNGDSATQQFATVDATGRAVHKTPPGTTGNTPMADTPTVGGAPRDNGSTASEGAHPGLAESLPNRRPQPQSNGWQTAADDGWRAASAAAGAVPVSETTTTGLPKRKPMAQLVPGAVEKPTTSVQRRSPEAVRGLLSAYHRGVQRGRSTSDNPTSPEATPGGQSSQSGSGPVAGSGQKEQEG